Proteins encoded in a region of the Pseudomonas sp. PDNC002 genome:
- a CDS encoding phosphate-starvation-inducible protein PsiE has product MKQNWAERLSERMHGCAESLGNLLVEGFHYLALFAIGGTVFWSAAVAFGEMVGKGHASIDDILLLFIYLELGAMVGIYFKTNHMPVRFLIYVAMTALTRLMIADIQHNHVPDDGIILVSVALLLLALAILVVRYASSRFPSPSSTQRGGGERDLISDDER; this is encoded by the coding sequence ATGAAACAGAACTGGGCCGAGCGCCTGAGCGAGCGGATGCACGGCTGTGCCGAGTCCCTGGGCAACCTGCTGGTGGAAGGCTTCCACTACCTGGCGCTGTTCGCCATCGGCGGCACGGTGTTCTGGTCGGCGGCGGTGGCTTTCGGCGAGATGGTCGGCAAGGGGCACGCCAGCATCGATGACATCCTGCTGCTGTTCATCTATCTCGAGCTGGGCGCCATGGTTGGCATCTACTTCAAGACCAACCACATGCCAGTGCGCTTCCTGATCTACGTGGCGATGACCGCACTGACCCGCCTGATGATCGCCGACATCCAGCACAACCACGTGCCCGACGACGGCATCATCCTGGTCTCGGTGGCGCTCCTGCTGCTGGCGCTGGCGATCCTGGTGGTGCGTTATGCGTCTTCACGCTTTCCCTCGCCGAGTTCGACGCAACGCGGTGGCGGCGAGCGCGACCTGATCAGCGACGACGAGCGCTGA
- a CDS encoding DUF3509 domain-containing protein — MESPFQVLTNAFQEQYRVNFSLERPDGSIVLTLSTEEGVAARRLIRNAQLQDPDQLQRFIQSIRFGIAIEQGGTAPQLLAAMTRGGNGLPIAS; from the coding sequence ATGGAAAGTCCCTTTCAGGTGCTGACAAATGCCTTCCAGGAGCAGTATCGAGTCAACTTCAGCCTCGAACGCCCCGACGGCAGCATCGTTCTCACGCTTTCCACCGAAGAAGGCGTCGCCGCGCGCCGTCTTATCCGCAACGCCCAGTTGCAGGACCCGGACCAGTTGCAGCGCTTCATCCAGAGCATCCGGTTCGGCATCGCCATCGAGCAAGGCGGCACGGCGCCGCAGTTGCTGGCCGCGATGACCCGCGGCGGCAACGGACTGCCCATCGCGTCCTGA
- a CDS encoding YebG family protein, which yields MAVEVVYRSSRDPERLFMDKAEADRHDKMLELAESLAEVLQKAVPSLKEDQVEEIGIFMAKNRDAFARAFKNQPDALNEIFSEAAAEE from the coding sequence ATGGCCGTCGAAGTGGTGTACCGCAGCAGCCGCGATCCGGAGCGCCTGTTCATGGATAAGGCGGAAGCCGACCGGCACGACAAGATGCTGGAGCTGGCGGAATCGCTGGCTGAGGTACTGCAGAAGGCGGTGCCTTCGTTGAAGGAAGATCAGGTCGAGGAAATCGGCATCTTCATGGCCAAGAACCGCGACGCCTTCGCCCGCGCCTTCAAGAACCAGCCCGACGCGCTGAACGAAATCTTCAGCGAAGCCGCCGCCGAGGAATAA
- a CDS encoding Glu/Leu/Phe/Val dehydrogenase, whose protein sequence is MFDMMEATRLESLHLAQDPATGLKAIIAIHNSRLGPALGGCRYLPYPSDEAALRDAARLAQGMSYKAALAGLRQGGGKAVILRAPHVNNRGELFEAFGRVIDSLAGAYITAVDSGTSSADMDCIAQFTRHVTSTTSGGDPSPHTALGVFSGIRASAQARLGSDDLDGLRVAIQGLGNVGYALAEHLSAAGAELLVSDIDAGKVQLAVEQLGARPVPNEALLTTPCDILAPCGLGGVLTSQVVGHLRCAAVAGAANNQLSHPEAADELEARGILYAPDYVINSGGLIYVALQHQGDSLPTITAHLSRIAERLTEVYAHAQADHLSPARIADKLAERILYGEYSGH, encoded by the coding sequence ATGTTCGACATGATGGAAGCCACCCGGCTCGAGTCGCTGCATCTTGCCCAGGACCCGGCCACGGGACTCAAGGCCATTATCGCCATCCACAACTCCCGGCTCGGGCCGGCGCTGGGTGGTTGTCGTTACCTGCCCTATCCCAGCGATGAAGCCGCGCTGCGCGATGCCGCGCGCCTGGCACAGGGCATGAGCTACAAGGCTGCGCTGGCCGGTCTGCGCCAGGGCGGCGGCAAGGCGGTCATCCTGCGCGCGCCGCATGTGAACAATCGCGGCGAGCTCTTCGAGGCCTTCGGCCGCGTCATCGACTCTCTGGCGGGTGCCTACATCACCGCGGTGGACAGCGGCACCTCTAGCGCCGACATGGACTGCATTGCCCAGTTCACCCGCCATGTCACCAGCACCACCAGTGGCGGCGACCCTTCGCCGCACACCGCGCTCGGGGTCTTCTCCGGCATCCGCGCCAGCGCCCAGGCGCGCTTGGGCAGCGATGACCTGGATGGTCTCCGCGTCGCGATCCAGGGCCTGGGCAACGTGGGCTATGCCTTGGCCGAGCACCTGTCGGCGGCCGGTGCGGAACTGCTGGTGAGCGATATCGATGCGGGAAAGGTGCAACTGGCGGTGGAGCAGCTGGGCGCGCGACCCGTGCCCAATGAGGCGCTGCTGACCACGCCGTGCGACATTCTGGCGCCCTGCGGTCTGGGCGGCGTGCTGACCTCGCAGGTGGTCGGGCATCTGCGTTGCGCGGCAGTGGCGGGCGCGGCGAACAATCAACTGTCGCATCCCGAGGCCGCCGATGAGTTGGAAGCGCGAGGCATCCTTTACGCGCCGGACTATGTGATCAATTCCGGCGGACTGATCTACGTTGCCCTGCAACACCAGGGCGACTCGCTGCCGACCATCACCGCCCACCTGTCACGCATCGCCGAGCGGCTGACCGAGGTCTATGCCCACGCCCAGGCCGACCACCTGTCGCCGGCACGGATCGCCGACAAGCTGGCCGAACGGATCCTCTACGGAGAGTATTCGGGGCATTGA